From the Glutamicibacter halophytocola genome, the window CTGGCCAGCAGCATTCTGCTCCTGGAAGCGGCCCACCGGAAGTGGCCCGCTGAATCCGCACAGGACGAGGTCCGGCAAGCCGGCGACTTGATCAGGAACAATCTCTCGGAGACGCGGCGGTTGGTCCATGATCTGGCTTCTCCCGCCGTGGACACTGGTCCGCTGCCCGAAGTGCTCCGCGACGCCGCAGCCGCCTATGTCCCCCACGTCCAGCTGCATGTGGTGGGCACCGCGCGCGAGGTGCCGCCCGAGGTTCGCCATGCCCTGCTGCGCGTGGTGCAAAGCGCCGCGGCCAACGTAAAGCTGCATGCCATGGCAGAGCAGGCCACCGTCACCATCGGTTTCCTCCAGGACACTGTCACGCTGGACATCCACGACAACGGCCGGGGCTTCAACCCTGAACAGACCAGTGCACCTTCTGAGTCGGGAGGATACGGCTTACGAGCCATGAAACAACGCGTGGAACAATTAGGTGGCGAATTCTCGGTAGAGAGCACCCCTGGTGCCGGCACCATTGTGGCCGCGCAAATCCCCAGCGAGGAGAACATCTCATGACAACAATTTCGGTACTCCTGGTCGATGACCATTTAGTGGTCCGCAGCGGACTCAAGGCGTTGCTGGACACCCAAGAGGACATCGAGGTCATTGCCGAGGCAGATTCCGGCGAGGCCGCACTGCGAACCCTGGAACAGCTCACCCCAAAGGTTATTGTCATGGATCTGGCCATGGGCGCAGGCATGGACGGCATCGACGCAATCAAGGAAATCCACCGGCGCAACTCAGAGCAGGCCGTGCTGGTCTTCACCACCTATGACTCGGATGCGGATATCGTCCGCGCGGTGGATGCCGGGGCCATGGGCTACCTGCTCAAGGATGCGGCGCCGGAGGAGATTTTCACTGCGGTGCGCGGCGCTGCCCGTGGAAAGAGCGTCATGAGCGCTCCGGTGGCGTCCAAGCTGTTCCGCCGGCTGCGCAATCCCGATGAGGCATTGACTCCCCGCGAGGCGGAACTGCTCAGCCTGCTGGTCGAGGGACTGGGCAACAAGGAGCTCAGCCAGCGCCTGTTCATCTCGGAGGCGACGGTCAAGACCCACTTGGCCCATATCTACGCCAAGCTGGGAGTCGAGACTCGGGTCGAAGCGATCACTACCGCAATTCGCCGGGAAGGAATGCGGTAGATAGCGGGTGGCAGGCCTGAGCAGTCCCCTGTACTGGTGTACCCGGCCCTGTATTCTGATGCCATGTTCACAGTACTTATGATCAGCGCGAGTACGCATGGCAACGCCTGACGTGCGCCCTGTCGGCGACTTGCCCAATGAGTTGGGGAAGACAGCTCCGCGAGCGCTCAAGCAGGCTGGTATCGACAGCCTCGTGAAGATTAGCGGCTGCACGGAGAAGGAGCTGCTCTCAATTCACGGAGTTGGCCCCACGGCAATCAGGATCTTGCGTTCTGCGCTAGCGGAACAAGGATTGTCTTTTCGGAAACCCTAGTTGCCAGGGGCAGTCAGCCGATGGCAATTACAGCGCTGGACACAACCCTGAATAGCCTGCAATAAATGGCAAGAAGTCCTGCGACAAGTCCATCCCTTGATCCTGTGGCAGGGATTTTGCGGTAATCCATCAGGCCAAGGAACGCAGCCAGATGGCTGATGTGCTCAGTTTTGGCCATCCGTAGTGTTGAAGCCATGAACATTTCCCCAGTTTCCCGCCGCATGACCCTGTCCACCGTTGCCGTAGCATTTGCTGCCGGCGCAGTATTCTCCGTGGCCCCAGCCAACGCGGCACCAGCACAGAACGGCTCGGTTTCTGCCAGTGCCTCCGCTTG encodes:
- a CDS encoding response regulator; this encodes MTTISVLLVDDHLVVRSGLKALLDTQEDIEVIAEADSGEAALRTLEQLTPKVIVMDLAMGAGMDGIDAIKEIHRRNSEQAVLVFTTYDSDADIVRAVDAGAMGYLLKDAAPEEIFTAVRGAARGKSVMSAPVASKLFRRLRNPDEALTPREAELLSLLVEGLGNKELSQRLFISEATVKTHLAHIYAKLGVETRVEAITTAIRREGMR